The following coding sequences are from one Salvia hispanica cultivar TCC Black 2014 chromosome 3, UniMelb_Shisp_WGS_1.0, whole genome shotgun sequence window:
- the LOC125210670 gene encoding iron-sulfur cluster assembly protein 1-like gives MLRQLTSRIIGRQLSPARLYHERVVDHYENPRNVGTFDKNDSDVGTGLVGAPACGDVMKLQIKVDQESGKIIDACFKTFGCGSAIASSSVATEWVKGKPMEEVVSIKNTEIAKHLSLPPVKLHCSMLAEDAIKAAVKDYEAKHSKSPLEVPLPA, from the exons ATGTTGAGGCAACTAACGAGCCGGATTATCGGCCGGCAGCTGTCGCCGGCGAGGTTGTACCACGAGAGGGTGGTGGACCACTACGAAAACCCGCGCAACGTCGGAACCTTCGATAAAAACGATTCCGACGTCGGAACAGGGCTAGTTGGAGCGCCGGCGTGCGGCGACGTGATGAAGCTGCAGATCAAGGTCGATCAGGAGAGCGGGAAGATCATCGATGCTTGCTTTAAGACCTTCGGCTGTGGCTCCGCCATCGCGTCCTCCTCTGTTG cCACAGAGTGGGTGAAAGGCAAACCAATGGAAGAAGTCGTGTCAATTAAGAATAC GGAAATCGCCAAACATCTCTCTCTGCCTCCAGTGAAACTCCACTGCAGCATGCTCGCAGAGGATGCAATAAAGGCGGCCGTGAAAGATTACGAGGCAAAGCATTCAAAATCACCTCTCGAGGTGCCTCTTCCTGCTTGA